A part of Eriocheir sinensis breed Jianghai 21 chromosome 51, ASM2467909v1, whole genome shotgun sequence genomic DNA contains:
- the LOC126982644 gene encoding uncharacterized protein DDB_G0271670-like: protein MASDSDVEAYLNQLSKKTYRLKQDSRPWEESLSSPSDTGRPPPDDLSVSSDPSFRGEYRDAKTKKRTGASVTTGAGAISDITALSDKYGFSNKGKKSDGKDRFSKLEEKYLKKPSVNAAPKTLDVSKQEKQRRNSALSQTGKDAPPADAKNTKGDVRFASKEKKTHYQDSSEDSDSDGNLAAYLNEVTLESEKNDSNKESDKGDNSEYSDSLGEVLNLRNVINVEDVLGEESYSGDSENLAPPQHYPESKLSQTKNYPQPDDQFTSDSKRSPLKPKEEQREPVTSANLLLASKSNIFHSSRLKKEEEEEEEEEEEDEEHHPPIRLLLAQTGGDVFHSTRRKSSIEFKISENMIKPQSSKPPKGTKGRRKSYQEDSIATASQSHISEQVPSSGQSRENMASSVASEEMEEPSIASELVENEDSHITSSADSVRSEGKKAPHNPPSVTSQIRRDSDVSVRKKADKKDSRKSPPSTKGHREEVAMSGKDQDSGHESNKRDEKEERRERTPTQERRRDKSKKRKGKKKRRSPSTSSSSSSSSSSSSSSSSSYRASKSVRHKSRSHRKSRRAPRSHWGEPPSAWPSFCPCCRLHAGPPAAFTAHTLPAFTGVGSALSGGVLGLEDVMQQQVALVRQFLDSQQLMHQAYTSTLISSHRYTSLRRTEKYMRRKKPPLTFPEAYRLVKEEMEASER from the exons ATGGCTTCCGACAGTGACGTTGAG GCCTACTTGAATCAGCTGAGCAAGAAGACCTATCGCCTCAAGCAGGACAGCCGGCCATGGGAGGAATCACTCTCCTCCCCCTCGGACACAGGCAGGCCTCCCCCTGACGACCTGAGTGTGTCCAGTGACCCGTCCTTCAGGGGGGAGTACAGGGATgccaagacaaagaagaggacaGGAGCATCAGTAACAACAGGAGCGGGAGCCATCTCGGACATCACAGCGCTCAGTGACAAATACGGCTTCAGCAACAAAGGTAAAAAGTCTGACGGTAAAGATAGGTTTAGTAAGCTGGaggagaaatatttaaaaaagccGAGTGTTAATGCTGCCCCTAAAACCCTTGATGTTTCGAAgcaagaaaagcaaagaagaaactCCGCTCTATCACAAACAGGAAAAGACGCACCACCTGCAGACGCTAAAAACACTAAGGGAGATGTCCGCTTTGCctctaaggaaaagaaaacgcaCTATCAAGATTCCTCCGAGGATAGTGACAGTGATGGAAACTTGGCTGCGTATCTGAACGAGGTGACGCTGGAGAGTGAAAAGAATGACAGCAACAAAGAGAGTGACAAAGGTGATAACAGTGAGTACTCCGATAGCTTGGGCGAAGTGCTGAACCTGAGGAATGTGATCAACGTCGAGGATGTCTTAGGCGAGGAGTCTTACAGCGGCGACTCCGAAAATTTGGCTCCACCTCAGCATTATCCTGAAAGCAAACTCAGTCAAACGAAAAATTATCCCCAACCAGATGACCAATTTACCTCGGATTCAAAGAGAAGTCCACTTAAACCaaaagaagagcaaagagaaCCAGTAACATCAGCAAATCTTCTCTTGGCCTCAAAGTCAAACATATTTCACTCAAGCAgactgaaaaaggaggaagaggaggaggaggaggaggaggaggaagacgaagagcacCATCCACCAATCAGATTACTCTTAGCCCAAACTGGGGGAGACGTTTTCCATTCCACGCGCAGAAAATCCTCCATCGAGTTTAAGATAAGCGAAAATATGATAAAACCTCAATCCTCCAAGCCACcaaaagggacgaagggaaggcgCAAGTCATACCAGGAGGACAGCATCGCCACAGCATCCCAGAGTCACATATCTGAACAGGTCCCAAGCAGTGGTCAGAGTAGGGAGAACATGGCCTCAAGTGTCGCTTCTGAGGAGATGGAAGAACCCTCGATAGCGTCCGAACTTGTAGAGAATGAAGACTCACATATCACCTCCTCAGCTGATAGTGTGAGAAGTGAAGGCAAGAAGGCACCTCATAACCCTCCATCTGTTACTTCTCAAATTAGACGTGACTCGGATGTGTCCGTGAGGAAAAAGGCTGATAAGAAAGACAGCAGAAAGTCTCCTCCATCCACAAAAGGTCACAGAGAAGAGGTTGCTATGTCCGGTAAAGATCAGGATTCCGGGCATGAAAGTAacaagagagatgagaaggaggagaggagagaacgcACGCCAACACAGGAAAGGCGGAGAgataaaagtaagaagaggaagggtaaaaaGAAACGTAGATCGCCCTCCAcatcatcgtcctcttcctcctcctcgtcatcatcatcatcgtcatcatcatcttaccGAGCTTCCAAGTCAGTCCGCCACAAGTCTCGCTCTCACAGAAAGTCCAGAAGAGCACCACGCAGTCATTGG GGTGAGCCTCCCTCGGCGTGGCCCAGTTTCTGCCCATGCTGCCGTCTCCATGCTGGCCCCCCTGCTGCTTTCACTGCCCACACACTGCCGGCATTCACAG GCGTCGGCTCAGCATTGTCTGGCGGGGTGCTGGGCCTGGAGGATGTCATGCAGCAGCAGGTGGCCCTCGTCAGGCAGTTCCTGGACAGCCAGCAGTTGATGCACCAGGCCTACACCTCCACCCTCATCTCCTCCCACCGCTACACCTCCCTAAGACGCACAGAGAAG